One Armatimonadota bacterium genomic window carries:
- the rpoB gene encoding DNA-directed RNA polymerase subunit beta: MRVIHASSKRIHRHIEVPNLIELQLNSYRWFLEEGLPELFRTFSPIYDFTQTNFIELVSFSLGEPKYSIQECRDRDITFEAPIKGIVRFGGKDREVIESEVYLGDLPLMTDKGTFIINGRERVIVSQLSRSPGLYFEEGVDSSMQVVVSARVIPNEGPWLEVESDANFVVRTQISQTKKLPITQLVKALYSFYMVDDQGNMKTDGRGARKRKLGEALGKKTVEKAIDASTGEVVLDVNTLITAEVIAGLDDDQKAIQVFTVTPLSTNEEILAALSREITLENPTADDLVGKRVIADIMDGEELVIAAGQKIEQATAKKIESMALASINLTHVSPLVEATLDADSTANSREALLDIYKRMRPGEAANEDAAKQLVYGLFFDVRRYDLGKVGRRFLNQKLGLDIPLNVRNLTAEDLAHMMLAMEPYVNREAERDDIDDLKNKRVRSVGELLQSQLRLGFVRMEKVARERMTSTDQENLLPGIILSVKPISASIKSFFSSNQLSTFMDQTNPLSEITNKRRLSSLGPGGLQRTSAKLEVRDVHRSHYGRICPIETPEGPNIGLISQLTSHARVDEFGFIMTPYRVVKEGHVTEEVVYMTAQEETGILVAPADTRTDENGLFLEERIQVRCAGGVLQGASYPTVPRAQIHFIDVAPSQIISVATSLIPFLENDDANRALMGANMQRQAVPCLRGDKPLVGTGYERVAAVDSGAAVVAFNDGVIESVTSQEIVIRRDDGGAESYNLLHMVQSNKSTCFTQRPVVALGQRVLKGDPLADGPCVDKAELALGKNVLVAFMPWNGYNYEDAILISERMVKDDVYTSIHIERYETEAVDTKLGPEEVTRDIPNVGEDALKDLDENGIIRIGAEVRPEDILVGKVAPKGQVEMTAEERLIIAIFGKKAEETRDVSLRLPHGEKGTVVDVKVFSRYKYLSPSINYVYKESKKRDRLICDRTEEPLLQIPGDELPAGTNMTVQVYVAQKRKLMVGDKMAGRHGNKGVISRVLAVEDMPFLADGTSVDIVLNPLGVPSRMNIGQILETHLGYAGKHLGIEYKCPAFQGATEHEVLEEMERLAEHFRRQALEAYVKSELLLNVSFEKDDNLEAMLGKVETKFRELGTNGLERISRILAVGPVKPVGELMEVDIDEFVPEDLELEIDEKPHKAKDDHYKQMLANLEGNVFKRSGFDPNTCKSTIRDGLTGDTVPNNITVGMIYMLKLEHLVDEKIHARSIGPYSLVTQQPLGGKAQFGGQRFGEMEVWALEAYGAAYTLQELLTIKSDDVMGRVRAYESIVKGESLAEPGIPESFKILVNELRSLGLKVSVEDANNKELPLKDLDELGGGDDMRLARSVGFFN, translated from the coding sequence ATGAGAGTTATTCACGCGTCCTCCAAGCGAATTCACCGTCACATCGAAGTACCAAACCTGATTGAACTACAGCTTAATTCTTACCGCTGGTTTCTCGAAGAGGGTTTGCCTGAGTTGTTCCGGACATTCAGCCCAATCTATGACTTCACCCAAACAAATTTCATCGAGCTCGTCAGCTTTTCGTTGGGTGAACCCAAGTACTCCATTCAGGAGTGCCGCGACCGAGATATCACGTTTGAAGCGCCGATCAAGGGCATCGTTCGCTTCGGCGGAAAAGACCGCGAAGTGATCGAGTCCGAGGTTTACCTCGGCGACCTTCCGCTGATGACCGACAAGGGCACGTTCATTATCAACGGCCGCGAGCGTGTCATCGTTTCCCAGCTTAGTCGATCCCCTGGCCTCTACTTCGAGGAAGGCGTCGATTCCTCCATGCAGGTCGTCGTTTCGGCCCGCGTGATCCCGAACGAAGGTCCGTGGTTGGAAGTCGAATCCGACGCGAACTTTGTCGTTCGAACCCAAATTTCGCAGACCAAGAAGCTTCCGATCACTCAGCTGGTCAAAGCCCTCTACTCGTTCTACATGGTCGACGACCAGGGCAACATGAAGACCGACGGCCGCGGCGCGCGAAAGCGAAAGCTTGGCGAAGCACTCGGTAAGAAGACGGTCGAGAAGGCCATCGATGCCTCGACCGGCGAAGTCGTGCTCGATGTCAACACGTTGATCACCGCCGAAGTCATCGCCGGATTGGATGACGATCAGAAGGCGATCCAAGTCTTCACGGTCACGCCGCTGAGCACCAACGAGGAAATCCTCGCCGCTCTGTCGCGAGAAATCACGCTTGAGAATCCAACGGCTGACGATCTCGTCGGTAAGCGAGTGATCGCCGATATCATGGATGGCGAAGAACTCGTGATCGCCGCTGGTCAGAAGATCGAGCAGGCTACGGCCAAGAAGATCGAGTCGATGGCGCTTGCGAGCATCAACCTGACGCACGTCTCGCCGCTCGTCGAAGCAACGCTTGACGCCGATTCGACCGCCAACAGCCGCGAAGCTCTTCTGGACATCTATAAGCGGATGCGACCGGGTGAAGCCGCCAACGAAGATGCCGCTAAGCAACTCGTTTACGGTCTGTTCTTCGATGTCCGCCGCTACGATCTCGGCAAGGTCGGACGACGCTTCCTTAACCAGAAGCTCGGTCTTGACATCCCGCTGAACGTCCGCAACCTGACGGCCGAAGACCTGGCGCACATGATGCTGGCCATGGAGCCGTACGTGAACCGCGAAGCGGAGCGCGACGATATCGACGACCTGAAGAACAAGCGCGTCCGATCCGTTGGCGAGCTTCTGCAGAGCCAGCTTCGACTCGGCTTCGTCCGAATGGAGAAGGTCGCCCGCGAACGAATGACCTCGACCGACCAGGAGAACCTCCTGCCGGGCATCATTCTTTCGGTTAAGCCGATCAGCGCGTCGATCAAAAGCTTCTTCAGCAGCAACCAGCTTTCAACCTTTATGGACCAGACGAACCCGCTGTCGGAAATCACCAACAAGCGGCGTCTCTCGTCCCTTGGCCCGGGTGGTCTCCAGCGAACCAGCGCCAAGCTGGAAGTTCGCGACGTCCACCGTTCGCACTACGGTCGAATCTGTCCGATCGAGACGCCAGAAGGTCCGAACATCGGTCTGATCTCCCAGCTCACGTCCCATGCTCGTGTCGACGAGTTCGGCTTCATCATGACGCCGTACCGAGTCGTCAAAGAAGGCCACGTGACGGAAGAAGTCGTCTACATGACGGCGCAGGAAGAAACGGGAATCCTCGTTGCTCCGGCTGACACGCGAACCGACGAGAACGGACTCTTCCTTGAAGAGCGAATCCAGGTTCGATGCGCTGGTGGCGTACTTCAGGGAGCGAGCTACCCGACGGTCCCGCGAGCCCAAATCCACTTTATCGACGTTGCTCCTTCGCAGATCATCTCGGTCGCGACCTCGCTGATCCCGTTCCTTGAGAACGACGACGCGAACCGCGCTCTGATGGGCGCAAACATGCAGCGACAGGCGGTTCCTTGCCTTCGCGGCGACAAGCCGTTGGTCGGCACCGGCTACGAGCGAGTTGCGGCGGTTGACTCCGGCGCGGCGGTCGTTGCCTTCAACGACGGCGTCATCGAAAGCGTCACCTCGCAAGAGATCGTCATCCGACGAGACGATGGTGGGGCCGAGTCGTACAACCTGCTGCACATGGTGCAGTCGAATAAGTCGACTTGTTTCACTCAGCGACCGGTGGTGGCCCTTGGCCAGCGCGTGCTGAAGGGCGATCCGCTCGCCGATGGCCCGTGTGTTGACAAGGCTGAACTGGCCCTCGGTAAGAACGTGCTGGTCGCGTTCATGCCGTGGAACGGTTACAACTACGAAGACGCGATCCTGATCTCCGAGCGAATGGTGAAGGACGACGTGTACACGTCGATCCACATCGAGCGGTACGAAACCGAAGCAGTCGATACCAAGCTTGGACCGGAAGAAGTCACTCGCGACATTCCAAACGTCGGCGAGGATGCTCTGAAGGACCTCGACGAGAACGGAATCATCCGCATCGGTGCCGAAGTTCGACCGGAAGACATTCTGGTTGGTAAGGTCGCTCCGAAGGGTCAGGTCGAAATGACCGCCGAAGAGCGGCTGATCATTGCGATCTTCGGTAAGAAGGCGGAGGAGACGCGCGACGTCTCGCTCCGACTGCCGCACGGCGAAAAGGGAACGGTCGTGGACGTCAAAGTCTTCAGCCGCTACAAGTACCTGTCGCCGTCGATCAACTACGTTTATAAGGAATCCAAGAAGCGCGATCGCCTGATCTGCGACCGAACGGAAGAGCCTCTGCTCCAAATCCCCGGGGACGAACTGCCAGCGGGAACGAACATGACGGTTCAGGTCTACGTGGCCCAGAAGCGAAAGCTGATGGTTGGCGACAAGATGGCCGGACGACACGGAAACAAGGGTGTTATCTCCCGAGTTCTGGCCGTCGAAGACATGCCGTTCCTTGCAGACGGTACGTCGGTGGACATCGTTCTGAACCCGCTCGGTGTTCCGAGCCGAATGAACATCGGTCAGATTCTGGAAACGCACCTCGGCTACGCCGGTAAGCACCTCGGAATCGAGTACAAGTGCCCTGCCTTCCAAGGCGCGACCGAGCACGAAGTTCTCGAAGAGATGGAGCGACTGGCCGAGCACTTCCGACGCCAAGCCCTGGAAGCCTACGTGAAGAGCGAACTGCTCCTCAACGTCAGCTTCGAGAAGGACGACAATCTGGAAGCGATGCTCGGTAAGGTCGAAACCAAGTTCCGCGAGCTCGGCACGAACGGTTTGGAGCGCATTTCGCGAATCCTCGCCGTCGGCCCGGTCAAGCCAGTGGGCGAACTCATGGAAGTCGATATCGACGAGTTCGTTCCGGAAGACCTGGAACTCGAAATCGACGAGAAACCGCACAAGGCGAAGGACGACCACTACAAGCAGATGCTGGCGAACCTCGAAGGCAACGTGTTCAAGCGTTCTGGCTTCGATCCCAACACCTGTAAGTCGACCATCCGCGACGGTCTCACCGGCGACACGGTCCCGAACAACATCACGGTCGGAATGATCTACATGTTGAAGCTGGAGCACTTGGTCGACGAAAAGATCCACGCCCGATCCATTGGCCCATACTCACTCGTTACCCAGCAGCCTCTGGGTGGTAAGGCACAGTTTGGTGGCCAGCGATTTGGTGAAATGGAAGTGTGGGCCCTGGAAGCCTATGGCGCGGCCTACACGCTTCAGGAACTTCTTACGATCAAGTCGGACGACGTCATGGGACGCGTCCGAGCCTACGAGAGCATCGTCAAGGGCGAAAGCTTGGCCGAACCCGGTATTCCGGAGTCGTTCAAGATTCTTGTCAACGAGCTTCGATCGCTTGGCCTCAAGGTCAGCGTCGAGGATGCGAACAACAAGGAGCTTCCGCTCAAGGATCTCGATGAACTCGGTGGCGGCGACGACATGCGACTCGCCCGATCCGTCGGATTCTTCAACTAA
- the hisB gene encoding imidazoleglycerol-phosphate dehydratase HisB, protein MSKSAPGVRFAEVDRETKETNIHIVLDLDGGTKQDISTGIGFFDHMLHLMAYHGQFDVGIEAEGDLHIDDHHTVEDTGIVLGRAFRDALESSGPIERYGSCHMVMDEALVLVALDISGRSGLFYDVHYTRDTVGGLATENVKEFLRAFSANAGFTIHVKKISGENDHHIIEAIFKGLGRVLEQATRKAERRSGNSTKGRID, encoded by the coding sequence ATGAGTAAGTCGGCCCCTGGCGTGCGTTTTGCCGAAGTTGATCGCGAAACGAAAGAGACGAACATCCATATCGTGCTCGACCTCGACGGCGGGACGAAGCAGGATATTTCCACTGGCATTGGCTTTTTCGACCACATGCTCCACTTGATGGCCTACCACGGGCAGTTCGATGTGGGGATCGAAGCCGAAGGCGACCTGCATATCGACGACCATCACACGGTGGAAGACACCGGTATCGTGCTTGGCCGAGCCTTTCGCGATGCGCTGGAGTCCAGCGGTCCGATCGAGAGGTACGGCTCGTGCCACATGGTGATGGATGAGGCGTTGGTTTTGGTCGCGCTCGACATCAGCGGCCGAAGCGGCCTGTTCTACGACGTTCATTACACCCGCGACACCGTTGGCGGACTCGCGACTGAGAACGTGAAGGAATTCCTGCGCGCCTTTTCGGCCAATGCTGGCTTCACGATCCACGTCAAAAAGATTTCAGGCGAAAACGACCATCACATCATCGAGGCAATCTTTAAGGGCCTTGGCCGTGTGCTGGAGCAGGCAACCCGAAAAGCGGAGCGCCGAAGTGGTAATTCGACGAAAGGACGAATTGATTAG
- the sucD gene encoding succinate--CoA ligase subunit alpha: MAVLVDKNTKVIVCGMTGREGAFHTEQMIAYGTNVVGGVTPGKGGQEFLGKPVFNTVHEAVEATGANASVIFVPPPFAADSVLECEDAGLPFVTLITEGIPISDMTRVVNRLRANGVTRLLGGNCAGIITPGECKMGIMPGHIFAPGDVGLVSRSGTLTYEIVWELTRAGLGQTTCVGIGGDPLPGTRFVEVMEMFQNDPKTKSVVLVGEIGGSDEETAADYIRTKMTKPVVGFISGRTAPPGKRMGHAGAIISGKMGTPQSKVEALEAARVPVADRTSDVPHLLKKLIS; the protein is encoded by the coding sequence ATGGCAGTCCTCGTCGACAAGAACACGAAGGTCATCGTCTGTGGGATGACTGGACGCGAAGGAGCTTTTCACACAGAACAAATGATCGCCTACGGAACCAACGTTGTTGGTGGCGTCACTCCCGGAAAAGGAGGCCAGGAATTTCTTGGCAAACCGGTCTTCAATACCGTTCATGAAGCCGTCGAAGCCACAGGTGCAAACGCCTCGGTGATCTTCGTTCCGCCCCCCTTCGCTGCCGACTCGGTATTGGAATGCGAAGATGCCGGGCTTCCCTTCGTCACCCTCATCACCGAAGGTATTCCGATTTCCGACATGACGCGCGTCGTCAACCGACTGCGGGCCAACGGCGTCACTCGTCTGCTGGGCGGCAACTGCGCCGGCATCATCACTCCTGGCGAATGCAAAATGGGCATCATGCCGGGTCACATATTCGCTCCCGGCGACGTTGGTCTGGTTTCCCGCTCGGGCACCCTCACGTACGAAATCGTTTGGGAACTGACGCGTGCTGGTCTCGGCCAGACGACTTGCGTCGGCATCGGCGGCGACCCGCTTCCGGGCACCCGCTTTGTCGAGGTCATGGAGATGTTCCAGAATGATCCTAAGACCAAGTCGGTTGTACTGGTCGGTGAGATCGGCGGCTCGGACGAGGAGACTGCGGCTGATTACATTCGCACCAAGATGACCAAGCCGGTCGTCGGCTTCATCTCGGGCCGGACGGCCCCTCCAGGAAAGCGAATGGGCCACGCCGGAGCAATTATTAGCGGCAAGATGGGAACGCCTCAGTCGAAGGTCGAAGCTCTGGAGGCAGCAAGGGTCCCGGTCGCCGATCGAACCTCGGACGTGCCGCATCTGCTGAAGAAGCTGATTTCGTAA
- a CDS encoding glyoxalase, with translation MTDYIAPAQTRIGHVHLKVSDLDRSLDFYTRVLGFQLVQRYGSQAAFVSAGGYHHHIGLNTWQSKGGTPPPPRTTGLFHIAILFPTRRDLAVALKNLVDNGVTIDGVADHGVSEAIYFRDPDENGIEIYWDRPENEWPRDSAGQLEMVTDPLDVQGLLATIEG, from the coding sequence ATGACTGACTATATCGCCCCGGCTCAGACCAGAATTGGCCACGTCCACCTCAAAGTATCCGACCTTGACCGCTCGCTCGACTTCTATACGCGGGTCCTCGGCTTCCAATTGGTCCAGCGCTACGGCTCCCAGGCCGCTTTTGTCTCGGCTGGCGGCTACCATCACCATATCGGCCTCAACACCTGGCAGAGCAAGGGTGGTACTCCGCCACCGCCCCGGACCACCGGACTTTTTCACATCGCCATCCTCTTCCCTACCCGGCGCGATTTGGCAGTCGCCCTCAAGAACCTGGTCGATAATGGAGTGACGATCGACGGAGTCGCCGACCACGGTGTAAGTGAGGCGATCTATTTCCGCGATCCCGACGAAAATGGAATCGAAATCTATTGGGATCGACCCGAAAACGAGTGGCCCCGAGACAGTGCCGGACAATTGGAGATGGTCACCGATCCCCTCGATGTTCAAGGGCTATTGGCAACCATCGAAGGCTAA
- the rpsJ gene encoding 30S ribosomal protein S10, which produces MAGIRVRIRLRSYDHRSIDQSAEKIVDTAKRTGARVKGPVPLPTHLRRFCVIRGPHIDKESMEHFELRTHNRLIDIHEPTNKTIDALMRLDLPSGVDIEIKM; this is translated from the coding sequence ATGGCAGGAATTCGAGTTCGAATCCGATTGCGCTCTTACGACCACCGGTCGATCGATCAGAGCGCAGAAAAGATCGTCGACACCGCAAAGCGAACGGGCGCCCGAGTGAAGGGTCCGGTGCCGCTTCCCACTCACCTCCGACGCTTCTGCGTCATCCGTGGCCCGCACATCGATAAGGAATCGATGGAGCACTTCGAGCTGCGAACCCACAACCGACTCATCGATATCCACGAGCCGACCAACAAGACGATCGACGCGTTGATGCGCCTTGACCTTCCGAGCGGTGTCGATATCGAAATCAAAATGTAG
- a CDS encoding PEP-CTERM sorting domain-containing protein has protein sequence MMLPRQLMTKHSIAFKSGLLATLALASAFATASPSFWASQSILSSVRDDSNLAGGVTGYDFNITTDAGDSDLYVNNIQITPGMNWDPNLDLNLDFSGTSYTLGTAIGENSFVYFDNLAVRYNAVNSAVPVGVYDFSVDFYGGADSGASDMLDSIQLQLEVFEKYDFTLTSMPNPATIAQGESTTFSMNLTNNMASRNLVTTTWYVGGNGVNNGTDSLNFDGFAGNWFGRSLAPGEMQSDDGSTWSASPTQTLGAYSSANGMGVVGGLYDGDFYFLPAQGSTVNVVSPVPEPASILALLGGLAVFARRRRK, from the coding sequence ATGATGCTTCCGAGGCAACTCATGACGAAACACTCTATTGCATTCAAATCGGGGCTCCTTGCGACCCTGGCGCTCGCATCGGCGTTTGCTACCGCTTCACCCTCCTTCTGGGCCAGCCAGAGCATCCTTAGCTCGGTTCGAGACGACTCGAATTTGGCGGGTGGAGTCACCGGCTACGACTTCAATATCACCACCGATGCCGGGGACTCAGACCTGTACGTGAACAACATCCAGATCACTCCGGGCATGAACTGGGACCCCAACCTCGATCTGAACCTGGATTTCAGTGGAACGAGCTACACACTGGGTACAGCTATCGGCGAGAACAGCTTCGTGTACTTCGATAATTTGGCTGTCCGGTACAACGCGGTTAACTCGGCCGTGCCCGTTGGAGTCTACGACTTCAGCGTGGACTTCTACGGTGGGGCGGACAGCGGGGCGAGCGACATGCTGGACTCGATTCAGCTTCAATTGGAAGTCTTCGAGAAGTACGACTTCACCTTGACGTCGATGCCGAACCCGGCGACGATCGCCCAGGGTGAATCGACAACCTTCTCGATGAACCTGACGAACAACATGGCTTCTCGCAACCTCGTGACGACCACTTGGTACGTGGGCGGCAACGGCGTCAACAATGGCACCGATTCGCTGAACTTCGACGGTTTTGCCGGAAACTGGTTTGGCCGCTCGCTTGCTCCGGGCGAAATGCAAAGCGACGACGGCTCGACTTGGTCAGCATCGCCAACGCAAACCTTGGGCGCCTATTCCAGCGCTAATGGCATGGGTGTCGTCGGGGGATTGTACGACGGAGACTTCTACTTCTTGCCGGCGCAGGGCTCGACGGTAAACGTAGTGTCCCCGGTGCCCGAACCTGCCTCGATCCTTGCCTTACTGGGCGGTCTGGCCGTCTTCGCTCGACGTCGACGAAAGTAA
- a CDS encoding adenosylhomocysteinase encodes MNTVINELKTDFHVADLSLADWGRKEIEIAETEMPGLMEIRREYAGQKPLAGAKIAGSLHMTIQTAVLIETLVDLGAEVRWASCNIYSTQDHAAAAIAASNVPVFAYKGETLEEYWDFTHKILEWHDGGTPNMILDDGGDATLLVLIGSDAEKDASVLNNPGSEEETILFASIRAKLAKDPTFYSRIKTNIKGVSEETTTGVKRLYKLHSEGKLPFPAFNVNDSVTKSKFDNLYGCRESLVDGIKRATDVMVAGKIACVCGYGDVGKGSAQALRALSAQVWITECDPICALQASMEGYKVVTMEYAADKADIFVSATGNRDVITHDHMKAMKNNAIVCNIGHFDNEIDVASLKQYKWENIKPQVDHIEFPDGKRIILLAQGRLINLGCATGHPSYVMSSSFANQVLAQIELYSKQGDYAPGVYVLPKHLDEKVARLQLKKLGAMLTELSPKQAAYIGVKPEGPYKPDTYRY; translated from the coding sequence ATGAACACGGTCATTAATGAACTGAAAACCGACTTTCATGTCGCCGATCTCAGCCTCGCCGATTGGGGCCGTAAAGAGATCGAAATCGCCGAAACCGAAATGCCCGGCCTAATGGAAATTCGCCGCGAATATGCAGGCCAGAAGCCGCTGGCGGGAGCCAAAATCGCGGGCTCGCTCCATATGACGATCCAGACCGCCGTCCTGATCGAGACTTTGGTCGATCTGGGCGCCGAGGTCCGCTGGGCCAGTTGCAACATCTACTCGACCCAAGACCACGCCGCTGCTGCGATCGCCGCGTCGAACGTTCCCGTTTTTGCCTACAAGGGCGAGACGCTGGAAGAGTACTGGGACTTCACCCACAAGATTTTGGAGTGGCACGACGGTGGCACGCCGAACATGATTCTGGATGATGGCGGCGACGCCACCCTGCTGGTCCTCATCGGTTCGGACGCCGAAAAGGACGCGAGTGTCCTCAACAATCCGGGCAGCGAAGAAGAGACCATCCTTTTCGCCTCGATCCGAGCCAAACTGGCCAAAGATCCGACGTTCTACAGCCGAATCAAGACGAACATCAAGGGCGTCAGCGAAGAGACGACGACGGGCGTCAAGCGACTGTACAAGCTCCATTCCGAGGGCAAATTGCCGTTCCCGGCGTTTAACGTCAACGACTCGGTGACCAAATCGAAGTTCGATAACCTTTACGGTTGCCGCGAGTCCCTGGTAGACGGCATCAAGCGGGCTACCGACGTAATGGTCGCGGGCAAGATCGCCTGCGTGTGTGGCTACGGCGACGTCGGCAAGGGAAGCGCTCAGGCTCTGCGCGCGCTCAGCGCCCAGGTGTGGATCACCGAATGTGATCCGATCTGCGCCCTGCAGGCTTCGATGGAAGGCTACAAGGTCGTCACGATGGAGTACGCGGCCGATAAGGCCGACATCTTCGTGTCGGCGACCGGTAATCGTGACGTCATTACCCACGACCACATGAAGGCGATGAAGAACAACGCCATCGTGTGCAACATCGGGCACTTCGACAACGAAATCGACGTTGCCTCGCTGAAGCAGTACAAGTGGGAGAACATCAAGCCGCAGGTCGACCACATCGAGTTTCCCGACGGCAAGCGGATCATCCTGCTCGCCCAGGGACGTCTGATCAACCTTGGTTGCGCGACTGGCCACCCGTCCTATGTGATGAGTTCCAGCTTTGCTAACCAGGTGCTGGCTCAGATCGAGCTTTACTCGAAGCAAGGCGACTATGCTCCGGGCGTGTACGTCCTGCCGAAGCACCTCGACGAGAAGGTTGCTCGCCTGCAGTTGAAGAAACTGGGCGCGATGTTGACCGAACTGTCGCCGAAGCAAGCGGCCTACATTGGCGTGAAGCCGGAAGGCCCATACAAGCCGGACACGTATCGGTACTAA
- a CDS encoding GNAT family N-acetyltransferase, translating to MEPVANSVTPIFAVADIDATIAYYESVIGASDAWKWGDPPTYAGCRLGSVWIHFSLDPELCARAKGTSLFINVLHIESLHEMHQNLGAKIVDSFGPRPWGCREYTVEDCNGIRLRFSQSGFLDERRPTLDGVKIVTRQLQPKELLDLMIAVNWSHDDREESLRIEVEEPLFTAVAEYEDRCIGTASVLGHKNGNYLVFNVIVHPDFQSQGVGKRLMSAVDEWLTKNGIPGAMVKLFTGLDRQPFYQQFGFRGPEHGLVGMSKSIPKKD from the coding sequence ATGGAACCCGTCGCCAACAGTGTCACACCTATCTTCGCGGTGGCGGACATTGACGCGACAATCGCCTACTATGAGTCCGTCATTGGCGCGAGCGACGCTTGGAAATGGGGCGATCCCCCCACCTATGCGGGTTGCCGCTTGGGATCGGTTTGGATCCACTTCTCGCTCGATCCCGAGCTCTGCGCGAGAGCCAAGGGCACTTCCCTCTTCATCAACGTCCTCCACATCGAGTCGCTCCACGAAATGCACCAAAACCTCGGCGCGAAGATCGTCGACTCCTTTGGGCCAAGGCCATGGGGATGCCGGGAATATACAGTCGAAGACTGCAACGGTATCCGCCTCCGGTTTAGCCAGTCTGGATTCCTCGACGAACGACGCCCAACGCTCGATGGCGTAAAGATCGTCACCCGGCAGTTGCAACCCAAGGAATTGCTCGATCTCATGATCGCCGTCAACTGGAGCCATGACGACCGAGAAGAATCTCTGCGGATCGAAGTCGAAGAGCCGTTGTTTACCGCCGTAGCCGAGTATGAGGATCGTTGCATCGGAACGGCTTCGGTGCTTGGTCACAAGAACGGAAACTACCTCGTGTTCAACGTGATCGTCCACCCAGACTTCCAGTCACAGGGCGTTGGCAAGCGACTGATGTCCGCCGTTGACGAATGGTTAACGAAGAACGGCATTCCCGGAGCGATGGTCAAGTTATTTACTGGTCTAGACCGCCAACCGTTCTATCAACAATTCGGCTTCCGTGGGCCAGAGCATGGTCTGGTGGGAATGTCGAAAAGCATCCCCAAGAAAGACTAA
- the tuf gene encoding elongation factor Tu, whose protein sequence is MARAKFERTKPHVNIGTIGHVDHGKTTLTAAITGVLQTKGLAQARRYDEIDSAPEEKARGITINISHQEYETDTRHYAHVDCPGHADFIKNMITGAAQMDGAILVVAGTDGPMQQTREHILLARQVGVPYIVVYINKADQVDDPELLELVEMEIRELLSKYGFDGDNTPIIIGSARKALDQVEAGKVDYDDKYVKSITDLMDAVDKWIPTPDRDKDKPFLMAVEDVFTITGRGTVSTGRVERGQLKSMEEVEIVGLRDAARKTICTGIEMFRKTLDYCEAGDNVGLLLRGIDRDGIERGMVICKPGSIKPHTQFKAEVYVLSKEEGGRHTPFVPGYRPQFFFRTTDVTGTIDEIRGQGGAVAEMCMPGDNVSMTITLIAPIAMEIGSKFAIREGGRTVGAGAITEIVK, encoded by the coding sequence ATGGCAAGAGCTAAATTCGAACGAACAAAGCCGCACGTCAATATTGGCACTATCGGCCACGTTGACCACGGCAAAACCACTCTGACCGCCGCAATTACCGGCGTTCTCCAGACCAAGGGCCTCGCTCAGGCTCGCCGATACGACGAAATCGACTCGGCTCCTGAAGAGAAGGCTCGAGGAATAACCATCAACATCTCGCACCAGGAATACGAGACGGATACGCGACACTACGCGCACGTCGACTGTCCTGGCCACGCCGACTTCATCAAGAACATGATCACCGGCGCTGCGCAGATGGATGGCGCGATCCTCGTCGTTGCTGGTACCGATGGTCCCATGCAGCAGACGCGAGAGCACATCCTCCTGGCTCGCCAGGTCGGTGTTCCTTACATCGTTGTCTACATCAACAAGGCCGACCAGGTCGACGATCCTGAGCTTCTCGAGCTCGTCGAAATGGAAATCCGAGAGCTTCTGAGCAAGTACGGTTTCGACGGCGACAACACGCCGATCATCATCGGTTCGGCTCGAAAGGCTCTGGACCAAGTCGAAGCCGGCAAGGTGGACTACGACGACAAGTATGTCAAGTCGATCACCGACCTGATGGATGCTGTCGACAAGTGGATCCCGACCCCGGACCGAGACAAGGACAAGCCGTTCCTCATGGCTGTCGAAGACGTCTTCACGATCACTGGTCGTGGTACGGTTTCGACCGGTCGTGTCGAGCGAGGCCAGCTCAAGTCGATGGAAGAAGTGGAGATCGTTGGTCTCCGCGACGCAGCACGAAAGACGATCTGTACCGGAATTGAAATGTTCCGAAAGACTCTCGACTACTGCGAAGCCGGCGACAACGTTGGTCTGCTTCTCCGAGGTATCGACCGAGACGGCATCGAGCGCGGAATGGTTATCTGTAAGCCAGGTTCCATCAAGCCTCACACGCAGTTCAAGGCCGAAGTCTACGTCCTCTCGAAAGAAGAGGGTGGACGACACACGCCGTTTGTTCCGGGCTACCGACCGCAGTTCTTCTTCCGAACCACGGACGTTACCGGTACGATCGACGAGATCCGAGGCCAAGGTGGCGCGGTTGCTGAAATGTGTATGCCTGGCGACAACGTCAGCATGACCATCACGCTGATCGCTCCGATCGCTATGGAAATCGGTTCCAAGTTCGCTATCCGAGAGGGTGGCCGAACGGTTGGCGCCGGTGCCATCACCGAGATCGTCAAGTAA